ATCGGCCTGATGGAAGAACCGATAGCCAACATCATATGCGCCCAGTGTCATGTTGAATATGTCTGCAACCCGGGTTATGACATGGCTACCGGTGAATATATAACCATGGAAGATTCACGAACAAATCACTTCCCCTGGGTCAATGTATTCGATGCCTATGAACACTACAACGAATTGGAATTTCGCGATTTCAAGCATGCCGTAACCGGCGCTACACTGGTCAAGCTGCAGCACCCGGATGCTGAAACTAACTACGGATCACTCCATCAACAAAACGGTGTTGAATGCAGCGATTGCCATATGCCCAAGCTTACAAATCAGGCAGGTGAAGTATACACTTCCCACTGGCAAACCAGCCCTCGCACTTATATCAACAACACCTGTTTAAGTTGTCATACCGAATGGACTGAAGAAGAGGCAGAATATCGTATTGATTCTATCCAGAACTACATAAAAGGCAAACTTTCCAAGGCAGAATACTGGCTGAGTGAACTTATCGATACCTTTGATCTAGCCATAAGATACGGCGTAGATGAAGCTACTTTAAATGAAGCCCGTGAATGCCATTCGCAGGCACATATTCTCTGGGAATGGTGGACTGCTGGGAATGGCGGAGGTTTCCATAATCCAGACCAGGCGCGGGAATCACTCACCCGTTCAGTTGAATTCTCCAAGATGGGAATCCAAATACTCGAAGAAGCCATGAAATAAGACAAACCAATCCTTGTACAACCTTTAGTGCGCCGGCTGATTGCCGGCGCACTTCTTTTTATTTAACAACGGATTTGCCCACCGTTAGTGTTTATGATAATCAAATGTTTTTAGCTGGTGGCAAAAGGTTTTATTGGTGCCACAACTGTTGCATTCCATTTGCAAAGTTATATGTTCGATACCCATATCCAGCAAGCGAACTTGAAGTTCGGAGAAGATCACCTCAGTATCTGATACTGATTGGTCTTCAACCATTATGTGTGCGGATAAAGCAACAAGCTGTGGAGTTATCATCCAGAGATGAAAGTCGTGCACGTCCAATACACCTGATACCTTTCTCATCTGGTGGATAATCTCTTCAGTATTCATATGTTTAGGTGCCAACTCAAGTAACACAGATCCAGCCTCGCGAATAACTCGGCAACCGCCAATACAAATCAAAATACCGATAAAGATACTCGCAATCGGATCTGCATATGCCCAACCGGTAAAATATATTACTAAACCCGATATTATGACCCCAAGGGACGCTAGCCCATCACCCATTACGTGTAGCCAGGCACTTTTTATACTCAGATTGTGATGATGGCCACGATGCAATAACCATACCATAACGAGATTCGCCGCAAGTCCTATAGCAGCAATTATAAGAAGCTCGGTAATTTTAATCTGGGGCGGAGCAAGAAATCGTTCGTAAGCCTCACGAAAGATAAGTGCAGCCATGACAACCAGCGTTGTTCCATTTATCAATGCGACCAGAATCCCAACACGATGGTATCCAAAAGTCGCTACACCGTTGCTGCTTCGGCGCGATAGTTTTAAAGCATAAAGACTCAAACCAAGAGCGACTGCATCAGCCAAAACATGACCTGCGTCTGATAGCAAGGCCAAACTTCCTGATACGAATCCACCAACAATCTCCATGATAAAAATCGTCAGCGAAATTCCCAGAGCTATAGCCACCCTAGTCTCCATCATATTCCTCCCGTTATCTATATGCTCATAGACGCTTACTAGCACAGAATATAACAGCAATAATCCCTGATCAATCTTCTAACCTTAAAGTAGCCAAAAACTGTAATCCGAACAGGCTGTATGTACCAGTTGATCTGGATTTTACACGAGTGACTTGTAGCTATTAAGTTTAAGATTAGGGATATTGCCACCTGAGGGCAGCCATCCACAGTAAACTTTTTAACACAGGAAATTAATGTGTTTAC
The Dehalococcoidales bacterium DNA segment above includes these coding regions:
- a CDS encoding cation diffusion facilitator family transporter codes for the protein MMETRVAIALGISLTIFIMEIVGGFVSGSLALLSDAGHVLADAVALGLSLYALKLSRRSSNGVATFGYHRVGILVALINGTTLVVMAALIFREAYERFLAPPQIKITELLIIAAIGLAANLVMVWLLHRGHHHNLSIKSAWLHVMGDGLASLGVIISGLVIYFTGWAYADPIASIFIGILICIGGCRVIREAGSVLLELAPKHMNTEEIIHQMRKVSGVLDVHDFHLWMITPQLVALSAHIMVEDQSVSDTEVIFSELQVRLLDMGIEHITLQMECNSCGTNKTFCHQLKTFDYHKH
- a CDS encoding ammonia-forming cytochrome c nitrite reductase subunit c552 is translated as IGLMEEPIANIICAQCHVEYVCNPGYDMATGEYITMEDSRTNHFPWVNVFDAYEHYNELEFRDFKHAVTGATLVKLQHPDAETNYGSLHQQNGVECSDCHMPKLTNQAGEVYTSHWQTSPRTYINNTCLSCHTEWTEEEAEYRIDSIQNYIKGKLSKAEYWLSELIDTFDLAIRYGVDEATLNEARECHSQAHILWEWWTAGNGGGFHNPDQARESLTRSVEFSKMGIQILEEAMK